One part of the Vicia villosa cultivar HV-30 ecotype Madison, WI linkage group LG6, Vvil1.0, whole genome shotgun sequence genome encodes these proteins:
- the LOC131610364 gene encoding uncharacterized protein LOC131610364 isoform X2 has translation MAASGRENELLWKSEPQSESFVSVTLTRSITSLLSSRPNKLHDSISRLSSHSPSPTTTASLHDSLFFFHSFATDAANHNRSLDQLLVPIIHSSLKCKDSKHGGQALILLNWLFQDELIFVPVAEALASIITRNHDRYLLFGWCLLLRSLVDYESSVHQSMLGGIRDRYVDLLKILSTCLPDLAGIVSKESILQDGFELPSRLGVSAADCFLAISGALTKEAKLKDKKSKFNKKAKDQGITVVQCLTIDKKVKSDSKSLLMSKFEREYTLWHHIDDLICLVQRLHAWSKKSRFLHAKGLEQVLKWLEEIKDHYGSFQPEADSNAFKTGDLLFSSCWKHYYLLLHLEDRKFSQCHKELLDQYLSGIQYYMDNHASGSADNKDGGLETTKFFLNCLCLLLGRLDSKRFESTMSEIGMKISRILVPQLNCTDEDVIVGVVSIFKVIILKPNHSQEEALVNSRQANTVIPFLLHLLDEQDGTSRAVVMLIAEYCSISKDDMCLMEVLKRLGSENISQRRNAMDVIAEILHISSESKNSLPYSAWQKTADTLLERLGDEDIRIREQASKLLPMIDPSLYLPALVRLIYSSDENQSSASNAIIGVLKGHSQNIEIIFLLVDSLNNISQSLDLPQSAGDKESKLDTARVLKLVPEWSKSVQDWNNLIGPLIDKMFADPSNAAIVKLFSYISEDLANVVDLVLHHVLLHVRELKGIDESFLSKWECRTYTSGEYDEMQRTLFDHLCPLLIVKMLPMKTFDDLSSSVMYGRFSQNKMLGSRSPELDHECIASFLLSRALCEFEFEDVRKLSAELCGRIHPQVLFPVICSKLELSVDSKNVLKIKTCLFSICTSLMVRGWESLSHPLMHAIKRMVETVLLWPCLNADSVSKVQHGCIDCLALMICVELQAEESITDSTSDRVRVIGKKAAGDSIVTYVMNQFFNDKKEQTSNPEFGEENCESVAAVPLSFRLCMGNVLISTCQKLSEPCKKHFAAQVLPFLIDSLKFELKSEIRAACIQVLFSAVYHLRSAVLPYAYDLLKISLKALRKESGKERMAGAKLIASLMASEDVILETISVGLLEARSVLSTVSSSDHSHELRQLCQKLLACISSP, from the exons ATGGCAGCATCCGGCAGAGAAAATGAATTGCTATGGAAATCGGAGCCCCAATCCGAATCCTTCGTCTCCGTCACGCTCACACGTTCCAtcacttctcttctctcttctcgcCCTAACAAACTCCACGACTCTATTTCTCGACTCTCATCACACTCTCCTTCTCCAACAACAACCGCTTCTCTCCACGATTCTCTATTCTTCTTCCACTCTTTCGCTACCGACGCCGCCAATCACAACCGTTCACTCGATCAACTCCTTGTTCCAATTATCCACAGC TCGTTGAAATGTAAGGACTCCAAGCACGGTGGCCAAGCTTTGATTCTCCTCAACTGGCTTTTTCAGGATGAGCTTATTTTCGTGCCTGTTGCTGAAGCTCTTGCTAGTATCATCACTAGAAACCATGATCGTTACTTGTTGTTTGGTTGGTGTCTCCTTCTTAGGAGCCTTGTGGATTATGAAAGTTCTGTTCATCAATCTATGCTCGGTG GAATAAGGGATAGGTATGTTGATTTATTGAAGATACTCTCAACTTGTCTTCCTGATTTGGCGGGAATTGTGAGTAAAGAAAG CATATTGCAGGATGGTTTTGAGTTGCCATCTCGCCTTGGAGTATCCGCCGCAGACTGCTTTTTGGCCATTTCGGGGGCATTGACAAAAGAGGCCAAGCTTAAAGATAAGAAgtcaaaatttaataaaaaagcaaaagaTCAGGGAATCACTGTTGTACAATGTCTTACCATTGACAAGAAGGTGAAATCAGATTCGAAATCTTTGTTGATGTCAAAGTTTGAAAGGGAGTACACTCTTTGGCATCATATAGATGACCTTATTTGTTTGGTGCAAAGACTCCATGCT TGGAGCAAAAAGAGTCGTTTTTTACATGCCAAAGGCTTGGAGCAAGTTCTTAAATGGCTGGAGGAGATTAAGGATCACTACGGGTCCTTTCAACCAGAGGCAG ATTCTAATGCTTTCAAGACTGGGGATTTACTATTCTCTTCTTGCTGGAAACATTATTACTTGCTATTACACTTGGAAGATCGGAAATTTTCTCAGTGTCACAAGGAACTATTGGACCAATATCTTTCTGGAATTCAG TACTATATGGATAATCACGCCAGTGGATCTGCCGACAACAAGGATGGTGGGTTGGAGACTACAAAGTTTTTCTTGAATTGTTTATGCTTACTACTGGGGCGTCTAGACAGCAAAAGATTTGAAAGCACAATGTCAGAAATTGGGATGAAAATCTCACGCATTCTAGTACCACAG CTTAATTGCACTGATGAAGATGTGATAGTAGGGGTTGTTTCAATATTCAAGGTTATCATTTTGAAGCCAAATCACTCACAAGAAGAGGCACTTGTCAATAGTAGGCAGGCGAATACTGTAATTCCGTTTCTGCTTCACCTTCTAGATGAGCAGGATGGTACATCTCGAGCTGTGGTTATGCTGATAGCAGAATACTGCTCAAT AAGCAAAGATGATATGTGcctcatggaagttctgaaacgCCTTGGTTCTGAAAACATTTCACAAAGAAGAAATGCCATGGATGTTATAGCAGAGATCTTGCatatatcatcagagtcaaaaaatTCATTGCCTTATTCTGCTTG GCAAAAAACTGCCGACACATTGCTTGAGCGGCTTGGAGATGAAGATATTAGGATTCGTGAGCAGGCATCTAAGTTGCTTCCAATGATAG ACCCTTCATTGTATTTGCCTGCATTGGTGCGCCTCATATACTCCTCGGATGAGAATCAATCATCTGCCAGCAATGCTATCATTGGGGTGCTCAAGGGACATAGCCAAAATATTGAAATCATATTCTTACTTGTTGACAGTCTTAA CAACATCAGCCAGAGCCTAGATCTTCCTCAGTCAGCTGGAGATAAAG AGTCAAAGTTGGATACTGCCCGAGTACTAAAGCTGGTTCCAGAATGGTCTAAAAGT GTTCAGGACTGGAACAACTTAATTGGACCACTGATTGACAAGATGTTTGCAGATCCATCAAATGCAGCTATTGTCAAGTTATTCAGTTATATAAGTGAAGACCTTGCAAATGTTGTTGATCTTGTATTGCATCATGTTCTGTTGCATGTTAGAGAACTAAAGGG GATTGATGAAAGTTTCTTATCGAAATGGGAGTGTAGAACCTACACCAGTGGCGAGTATGATGAAATGCAGCGAACTCTATTTGATCATCTTTGCCCGCTGCTCATTGTTAAGATGCTTCCCATGAAAACTTTTGATGATCTCAGTTCATCTGTTATGTATGGACGTTTCAGTCAAAATAAAATGCTTG GCAGCAGGAGCCCAGAGCTTGATCATGAGTGTATTGCTTCTTTCCTTCTTAGCAG GGCACTTTGTGAGTTTGAATTTGAAGACGTTCGGAAACTTTCTGCTGAGTTGTGTGGACGCATTCATCCACAA GTCTTATTCCCAGTTATTTGCTCCAAATTAGAGCTGTCGGTTGATTCTAAAAATGTACTGAAGATAAAGACCTGTTTATTTTCAATCTGCACATCCCTGATG GTTAGAGGCTGGGAGTCACTTTCTCATCCTTTGATGCATGCAATTAAAAGGATGGTTGAAACAGTGCTGTTATGGCCTTGTCTGAATGCTGATTCAG tttctaaagtACAACATGGATGCATTGATTGTCTAGCACTGATGATATGTGTTGAACTACAAGCTGAGGAATCTATCACAGACTCCACGTCAGATAGAGTTAGGGTTATTGGAAAGAAAG CTGCAGGAGATTCCATTGTCACCTATGTGATGAATCAGTTCTTTAACGATAAGAAGGAACAGACTTCAAATCCCGAGTTTGGTGAGGAAAACTGTGAATCTGTGGCTGCAGTTCCTCTCTCTTTTCGCTTGTGCATGGGTAATGTTCTCATCAGTACTTGCCAGAAGCTTTCAGAACCTTGCAAAAAGCATTTTGCAGCCCAAGTTCTTCCTTTTCTCATCGATTCTCTTAAG TTTGAATTAAAGTCGGAGATTAGAGCAGCATGCATCCAGGTCCTATTTTCAGCTGTCTATCATCTACGATCTGCAGTTCTTCCTTACGCATATGACCTTCTCAAAATCTCACTAAAAGCTCTGAGAAAGGAGTCAGGGAAG GAGAGGATGGCTGGTGCAAAGCTTATAGCTTCTCTTATGGCCAGCGAAGATGTGATTTTGGAAACCATATCAGTTGGATTATTAGAAGCTAGGTCTGTACTGTCAACTGTATCTTCGTCGGATCATTCACATGAGTTGCGACAGCTATGTCAGAAGTTGCTAGCATGCATATCTTCTCCTTGA
- the LOC131610364 gene encoding uncharacterized protein LOC131610364 isoform X3 — MSKFEREYTLWHHIDDLICLVQRLHAWSKKSRFLHAKGLEQVLKWLEEIKDHYGSFQPEADSNAFKTGDLLFSSCWKHYYLLLHLEDRKFSQCHKELLDQYLSGIQYYMDNHASGSADNKDGGLETTKFFLNCLCLLLGRLDSKRFESTMSEIGMKISRILVPQLNCTDEDVIVGVVSIFKVIILKPNHSQEEALVNSRQANTVIPFLLHLLDEQDGTSRAVVMLIAEYCSISKDDMCLMEVLKRLGSENISQRRNAMDVIAEILHISSESKNSLPYSAWQKTADTLLERLGDEDIRIREQASKLLPMIDPSLYLPALVRLIYSSDENQSSASNAIIGVLKGHSQNIEIIFLLVDSLNNISQSLDLPQSAGDKESKLDTARVLKLVPEWSKSVQDWNNLIGPLIDKMFADPSNAAIVKLFSYISEDLANVVDLVLHHVLLHVRELKGRIDESFLSKWECRTYTSGEYDEMQRTLFDHLCPLLIVKMLPMKTFDDLSSSVMYGRFSQNKMLGSRSPELDHECIASFLLSRALCEFEFEDVRKLSAELCGRIHPQVLFPVICSKLELSVDSKNVLKIKTCLFSICTSLMVRGWESLSHPLMHAIKRMVETVLLWPCLNADSVSKVQHGCIDCLALMICVELQAEESITDSTSDRVRVIGKKAAGDSIVTYVMNQFFNDKKEQTSNPEFGEENCESVAAVPLSFRLCMGNVLISTCQKLSEPCKKHFAAQVLPFLIDSLKFELKSEIRAACIQVLFSAVYHLRSAVLPYAYDLLKISLKALRKESGKERMAGAKLIASLMASEDVILETISVGLLEARSVLSTVSSSDHSHELRQLCQKLLACISSP, encoded by the exons ATGTCAAAGTTTGAAAGGGAGTACACTCTTTGGCATCATATAGATGACCTTATTTGTTTGGTGCAAAGACTCCATGCT TGGAGCAAAAAGAGTCGTTTTTTACATGCCAAAGGCTTGGAGCAAGTTCTTAAATGGCTGGAGGAGATTAAGGATCACTACGGGTCCTTTCAACCAGAGGCAG ATTCTAATGCTTTCAAGACTGGGGATTTACTATTCTCTTCTTGCTGGAAACATTATTACTTGCTATTACACTTGGAAGATCGGAAATTTTCTCAGTGTCACAAGGAACTATTGGACCAATATCTTTCTGGAATTCAG TACTATATGGATAATCACGCCAGTGGATCTGCCGACAACAAGGATGGTGGGTTGGAGACTACAAAGTTTTTCTTGAATTGTTTATGCTTACTACTGGGGCGTCTAGACAGCAAAAGATTTGAAAGCACAATGTCAGAAATTGGGATGAAAATCTCACGCATTCTAGTACCACAG CTTAATTGCACTGATGAAGATGTGATAGTAGGGGTTGTTTCAATATTCAAGGTTATCATTTTGAAGCCAAATCACTCACAAGAAGAGGCACTTGTCAATAGTAGGCAGGCGAATACTGTAATTCCGTTTCTGCTTCACCTTCTAGATGAGCAGGATGGTACATCTCGAGCTGTGGTTATGCTGATAGCAGAATACTGCTCAAT AAGCAAAGATGATATGTGcctcatggaagttctgaaacgCCTTGGTTCTGAAAACATTTCACAAAGAAGAAATGCCATGGATGTTATAGCAGAGATCTTGCatatatcatcagagtcaaaaaatTCATTGCCTTATTCTGCTTG GCAAAAAACTGCCGACACATTGCTTGAGCGGCTTGGAGATGAAGATATTAGGATTCGTGAGCAGGCATCTAAGTTGCTTCCAATGATAG ACCCTTCATTGTATTTGCCTGCATTGGTGCGCCTCATATACTCCTCGGATGAGAATCAATCATCTGCCAGCAATGCTATCATTGGGGTGCTCAAGGGACATAGCCAAAATATTGAAATCATATTCTTACTTGTTGACAGTCTTAA CAACATCAGCCAGAGCCTAGATCTTCCTCAGTCAGCTGGAGATAAAG AGTCAAAGTTGGATACTGCCCGAGTACTAAAGCTGGTTCCAGAATGGTCTAAAAGT GTTCAGGACTGGAACAACTTAATTGGACCACTGATTGACAAGATGTTTGCAGATCCATCAAATGCAGCTATTGTCAAGTTATTCAGTTATATAAGTGAAGACCTTGCAAATGTTGTTGATCTTGTATTGCATCATGTTCTGTTGCATGTTAGAGAACTAAAGGG CAGGATTGATGAAAGTTTCTTATCGAAATGGGAGTGTAGAACCTACACCAGTGGCGAGTATGATGAAATGCAGCGAACTCTATTTGATCATCTTTGCCCGCTGCTCATTGTTAAGATGCTTCCCATGAAAACTTTTGATGATCTCAGTTCATCTGTTATGTATGGACGTTTCAGTCAAAATAAAATGCTTG GCAGCAGGAGCCCAGAGCTTGATCATGAGTGTATTGCTTCTTTCCTTCTTAGCAG GGCACTTTGTGAGTTTGAATTTGAAGACGTTCGGAAACTTTCTGCTGAGTTGTGTGGACGCATTCATCCACAA GTCTTATTCCCAGTTATTTGCTCCAAATTAGAGCTGTCGGTTGATTCTAAAAATGTACTGAAGATAAAGACCTGTTTATTTTCAATCTGCACATCCCTGATG GTTAGAGGCTGGGAGTCACTTTCTCATCCTTTGATGCATGCAATTAAAAGGATGGTTGAAACAGTGCTGTTATGGCCTTGTCTGAATGCTGATTCAG tttctaaagtACAACATGGATGCATTGATTGTCTAGCACTGATGATATGTGTTGAACTACAAGCTGAGGAATCTATCACAGACTCCACGTCAGATAGAGTTAGGGTTATTGGAAAGAAAG CTGCAGGAGATTCCATTGTCACCTATGTGATGAATCAGTTCTTTAACGATAAGAAGGAACAGACTTCAAATCCCGAGTTTGGTGAGGAAAACTGTGAATCTGTGGCTGCAGTTCCTCTCTCTTTTCGCTTGTGCATGGGTAATGTTCTCATCAGTACTTGCCAGAAGCTTTCAGAACCTTGCAAAAAGCATTTTGCAGCCCAAGTTCTTCCTTTTCTCATCGATTCTCTTAAG TTTGAATTAAAGTCGGAGATTAGAGCAGCATGCATCCAGGTCCTATTTTCAGCTGTCTATCATCTACGATCTGCAGTTCTTCCTTACGCATATGACCTTCTCAAAATCTCACTAAAAGCTCTGAGAAAGGAGTCAGGGAAG GAGAGGATGGCTGGTGCAAAGCTTATAGCTTCTCTTATGGCCAGCGAAGATGTGATTTTGGAAACCATATCAGTTGGATTATTAGAAGCTAGGTCTGTACTGTCAACTGTATCTTCGTCGGATCATTCACATGAGTTGCGACAGCTATGTCAGAAGTTGCTAGCATGCATATCTTCTCCTTGA
- the LOC131610366 gene encoding uncharacterized protein LOC131610366 isoform X2, with protein sequence MKKLIRNSRRLTMCDGCRESGGTCGTNQNDSSHFSYNCSSGSGTHHDAANCSSYHKTLSIKRAWQRKSKAAKFSIVVTVLTSLAIGTCLFLFFLFFRERLAYIFTSNKEVAVAVGELSPLLSISTLLNSVQPVLSGVAIGVDAKLKIGYDYVISGLYKHSKKVSQM encoded by the exons ATGAAGAAGCTAATAAGAAATTCGCGGAGATTAACAATG TGTGATGGTTGCAGAGAATCTGGAGGAACATGTGGTACAAATCAGAATGATTCTTCTCATTTTTCTTATAACTGTTCTTCTGGAAGTGGAACTCATCATGATGCTGCAAATTGTTCTTCTTATCACAAGA CGTTGAGTATCAAACGAGCTTGGCAAAGGAAGTCGAAAGCCGCAAAATTCTCAATCGTCGTGACAGTGCTTACATCGTTGGCCATTGGAACCTgtctatttttgtttttcttattctttAGGGAAAGACTTGCTTACATATTTACCTCAAACAAAGAGGTGGCTGTAGCGGTCGGAGAGTTATCGCCTTTGTTATCGATCTCTACACTGCTAAACAGTGTTCAACCAGTACTCTCAG GAGTGGCTATTGGAGTAGATGCAAAGCTGAAAATAGGTTATGATTATGTCATAAGTGGTTTGTATAAGCATTCCAAAAAAGTCTCACAAATGT GA
- the LOC131610364 gene encoding uncharacterized protein LOC131610364 isoform X1: MAASGRENELLWKSEPQSESFVSVTLTRSITSLLSSRPNKLHDSISRLSSHSPSPTTTASLHDSLFFFHSFATDAANHNRSLDQLLVPIIHSSLKCKDSKHGGQALILLNWLFQDELIFVPVAEALASIITRNHDRYLLFGWCLLLRSLVDYESSVHQSMLGGIRDRYVDLLKILSTCLPDLAGIVSKESILQDGFELPSRLGVSAADCFLAISGALTKEAKLKDKKSKFNKKAKDQGITVVQCLTIDKKVKSDSKSLLMSKFEREYTLWHHIDDLICLVQRLHAWSKKSRFLHAKGLEQVLKWLEEIKDHYGSFQPEADSNAFKTGDLLFSSCWKHYYLLLHLEDRKFSQCHKELLDQYLSGIQYYMDNHASGSADNKDGGLETTKFFLNCLCLLLGRLDSKRFESTMSEIGMKISRILVPQLNCTDEDVIVGVVSIFKVIILKPNHSQEEALVNSRQANTVIPFLLHLLDEQDGTSRAVVMLIAEYCSISKDDMCLMEVLKRLGSENISQRRNAMDVIAEILHISSESKNSLPYSAWQKTADTLLERLGDEDIRIREQASKLLPMIDPSLYLPALVRLIYSSDENQSSASNAIIGVLKGHSQNIEIIFLLVDSLNNISQSLDLPQSAGDKESKLDTARVLKLVPEWSKSVQDWNNLIGPLIDKMFADPSNAAIVKLFSYISEDLANVVDLVLHHVLLHVRELKGRIDESFLSKWECRTYTSGEYDEMQRTLFDHLCPLLIVKMLPMKTFDDLSSSVMYGRFSQNKMLGSRSPELDHECIASFLLSRALCEFEFEDVRKLSAELCGRIHPQVLFPVICSKLELSVDSKNVLKIKTCLFSICTSLMVRGWESLSHPLMHAIKRMVETVLLWPCLNADSVSKVQHGCIDCLALMICVELQAEESITDSTSDRVRVIGKKAAGDSIVTYVMNQFFNDKKEQTSNPEFGEENCESVAAVPLSFRLCMGNVLISTCQKLSEPCKKHFAAQVLPFLIDSLKFELKSEIRAACIQVLFSAVYHLRSAVLPYAYDLLKISLKALRKESGKERMAGAKLIASLMASEDVILETISVGLLEARSVLSTVSSSDHSHELRQLCQKLLACISSP, encoded by the exons ATGGCAGCATCCGGCAGAGAAAATGAATTGCTATGGAAATCGGAGCCCCAATCCGAATCCTTCGTCTCCGTCACGCTCACACGTTCCAtcacttctcttctctcttctcgcCCTAACAAACTCCACGACTCTATTTCTCGACTCTCATCACACTCTCCTTCTCCAACAACAACCGCTTCTCTCCACGATTCTCTATTCTTCTTCCACTCTTTCGCTACCGACGCCGCCAATCACAACCGTTCACTCGATCAACTCCTTGTTCCAATTATCCACAGC TCGTTGAAATGTAAGGACTCCAAGCACGGTGGCCAAGCTTTGATTCTCCTCAACTGGCTTTTTCAGGATGAGCTTATTTTCGTGCCTGTTGCTGAAGCTCTTGCTAGTATCATCACTAGAAACCATGATCGTTACTTGTTGTTTGGTTGGTGTCTCCTTCTTAGGAGCCTTGTGGATTATGAAAGTTCTGTTCATCAATCTATGCTCGGTG GAATAAGGGATAGGTATGTTGATTTATTGAAGATACTCTCAACTTGTCTTCCTGATTTGGCGGGAATTGTGAGTAAAGAAAG CATATTGCAGGATGGTTTTGAGTTGCCATCTCGCCTTGGAGTATCCGCCGCAGACTGCTTTTTGGCCATTTCGGGGGCATTGACAAAAGAGGCCAAGCTTAAAGATAAGAAgtcaaaatttaataaaaaagcaaaagaTCAGGGAATCACTGTTGTACAATGTCTTACCATTGACAAGAAGGTGAAATCAGATTCGAAATCTTTGTTGATGTCAAAGTTTGAAAGGGAGTACACTCTTTGGCATCATATAGATGACCTTATTTGTTTGGTGCAAAGACTCCATGCT TGGAGCAAAAAGAGTCGTTTTTTACATGCCAAAGGCTTGGAGCAAGTTCTTAAATGGCTGGAGGAGATTAAGGATCACTACGGGTCCTTTCAACCAGAGGCAG ATTCTAATGCTTTCAAGACTGGGGATTTACTATTCTCTTCTTGCTGGAAACATTATTACTTGCTATTACACTTGGAAGATCGGAAATTTTCTCAGTGTCACAAGGAACTATTGGACCAATATCTTTCTGGAATTCAG TACTATATGGATAATCACGCCAGTGGATCTGCCGACAACAAGGATGGTGGGTTGGAGACTACAAAGTTTTTCTTGAATTGTTTATGCTTACTACTGGGGCGTCTAGACAGCAAAAGATTTGAAAGCACAATGTCAGAAATTGGGATGAAAATCTCACGCATTCTAGTACCACAG CTTAATTGCACTGATGAAGATGTGATAGTAGGGGTTGTTTCAATATTCAAGGTTATCATTTTGAAGCCAAATCACTCACAAGAAGAGGCACTTGTCAATAGTAGGCAGGCGAATACTGTAATTCCGTTTCTGCTTCACCTTCTAGATGAGCAGGATGGTACATCTCGAGCTGTGGTTATGCTGATAGCAGAATACTGCTCAAT AAGCAAAGATGATATGTGcctcatggaagttctgaaacgCCTTGGTTCTGAAAACATTTCACAAAGAAGAAATGCCATGGATGTTATAGCAGAGATCTTGCatatatcatcagagtcaaaaaatTCATTGCCTTATTCTGCTTG GCAAAAAACTGCCGACACATTGCTTGAGCGGCTTGGAGATGAAGATATTAGGATTCGTGAGCAGGCATCTAAGTTGCTTCCAATGATAG ACCCTTCATTGTATTTGCCTGCATTGGTGCGCCTCATATACTCCTCGGATGAGAATCAATCATCTGCCAGCAATGCTATCATTGGGGTGCTCAAGGGACATAGCCAAAATATTGAAATCATATTCTTACTTGTTGACAGTCTTAA CAACATCAGCCAGAGCCTAGATCTTCCTCAGTCAGCTGGAGATAAAG AGTCAAAGTTGGATACTGCCCGAGTACTAAAGCTGGTTCCAGAATGGTCTAAAAGT GTTCAGGACTGGAACAACTTAATTGGACCACTGATTGACAAGATGTTTGCAGATCCATCAAATGCAGCTATTGTCAAGTTATTCAGTTATATAAGTGAAGACCTTGCAAATGTTGTTGATCTTGTATTGCATCATGTTCTGTTGCATGTTAGAGAACTAAAGGG CAGGATTGATGAAAGTTTCTTATCGAAATGGGAGTGTAGAACCTACACCAGTGGCGAGTATGATGAAATGCAGCGAACTCTATTTGATCATCTTTGCCCGCTGCTCATTGTTAAGATGCTTCCCATGAAAACTTTTGATGATCTCAGTTCATCTGTTATGTATGGACGTTTCAGTCAAAATAAAATGCTTG GCAGCAGGAGCCCAGAGCTTGATCATGAGTGTATTGCTTCTTTCCTTCTTAGCAG GGCACTTTGTGAGTTTGAATTTGAAGACGTTCGGAAACTTTCTGCTGAGTTGTGTGGACGCATTCATCCACAA GTCTTATTCCCAGTTATTTGCTCCAAATTAGAGCTGTCGGTTGATTCTAAAAATGTACTGAAGATAAAGACCTGTTTATTTTCAATCTGCACATCCCTGATG GTTAGAGGCTGGGAGTCACTTTCTCATCCTTTGATGCATGCAATTAAAAGGATGGTTGAAACAGTGCTGTTATGGCCTTGTCTGAATGCTGATTCAG tttctaaagtACAACATGGATGCATTGATTGTCTAGCACTGATGATATGTGTTGAACTACAAGCTGAGGAATCTATCACAGACTCCACGTCAGATAGAGTTAGGGTTATTGGAAAGAAAG CTGCAGGAGATTCCATTGTCACCTATGTGATGAATCAGTTCTTTAACGATAAGAAGGAACAGACTTCAAATCCCGAGTTTGGTGAGGAAAACTGTGAATCTGTGGCTGCAGTTCCTCTCTCTTTTCGCTTGTGCATGGGTAATGTTCTCATCAGTACTTGCCAGAAGCTTTCAGAACCTTGCAAAAAGCATTTTGCAGCCCAAGTTCTTCCTTTTCTCATCGATTCTCTTAAG TTTGAATTAAAGTCGGAGATTAGAGCAGCATGCATCCAGGTCCTATTTTCAGCTGTCTATCATCTACGATCTGCAGTTCTTCCTTACGCATATGACCTTCTCAAAATCTCACTAAAAGCTCTGAGAAAGGAGTCAGGGAAG GAGAGGATGGCTGGTGCAAAGCTTATAGCTTCTCTTATGGCCAGCGAAGATGTGATTTTGGAAACCATATCAGTTGGATTATTAGAAGCTAGGTCTGTACTGTCAACTGTATCTTCGTCGGATCATTCACATGAGTTGCGACAGCTATGTCAGAAGTTGCTAGCATGCATATCTTCTCCTTGA
- the LOC131610366 gene encoding uncharacterized protein LOC131610366 isoform X1 encodes MQNQFSRFRNCRVSFQVEVSKDVVWDSESGVHTPEQGFDVMYDEGVGWSSQCDGCRESGGTCGTNQNDSSHFSYNCSSGSGTHHDAANCSSYHKTLSIKRAWQRKSKAAKFSIVVTVLTSLAIGTCLFLFFLFFRERLAYIFTSNKEVAVAVGELSPLLSISTLLNSVQPVLSGVAIGVDAKLKIGYDYVISGLYKHSKKVSQM; translated from the exons ATGCAAAACCAGTTCTCAAGATTTCGAAACTGTCGTGTTAGTTTCCAAGTTGAAGTTTCTAAGGATGTTGTTTGGGATTCTGAGAGTGGAGTTCATACGCCGGAACAAGGTTTTGATGTGATGTATGATGAAGGTGTAGGGTGGTCCTCTCAGTGTGATGGTTGCAGAGAATCTGGAGGAACATGTGGTACAAATCAGAATGATTCTTCTCATTTTTCTTATAACTGTTCTTCTGGAAGTGGAACTCATCATGATGCTGCAAATTGTTCTTCTTATCACAAGA CGTTGAGTATCAAACGAGCTTGGCAAAGGAAGTCGAAAGCCGCAAAATTCTCAATCGTCGTGACAGTGCTTACATCGTTGGCCATTGGAACCTgtctatttttgtttttcttattctttAGGGAAAGACTTGCTTACATATTTACCTCAAACAAAGAGGTGGCTGTAGCGGTCGGAGAGTTATCGCCTTTGTTATCGATCTCTACACTGCTAAACAGTGTTCAACCAGTACTCTCAG GAGTGGCTATTGGAGTAGATGCAAAGCTGAAAATAGGTTATGATTATGTCATAAGTGGTTTGTATAAGCATTCCAAAAAAGTCTCACAAATGT GA